The nucleotide sequence AAGATGAAAACTTATCCCCTTAATGTCGAAGGCGGGCTCATTTATCATAACGGCAACGGTCCCCCACACACATGCAAGCGATCAACATTTGAGCAACATCCAGTTTAAATGAAGACTTCAACTAACAATATAACAAGAATACTGCATCCATATAAGTGACAAAAAATTGACAAACAAAGGTAAACGTCACTTTTTCATACAGCGACAAAAAAACGCTAGAACCTTTTTAACATTAAAAACACACCAGCAGACTAATTTATCATCAAATTAACACTTTATTGCAAATATGCATTCCAATCTCATTAACTTTATACTAACTTTGAACCTAGGCGAGATGGCCCCTTCGGTTTGCCTCACCTTAAGCTCACTTTAATTTCATTTTAAAAGAGCCGCTCAACCTTTCGAAACTGGATAGCAATCGGTATTGAACAGGAGGAGAAAACAAGGTGCGGTTTGCCGGAATAGAGCAACAATGAATCTACACCACAAGGTGTAACACTCTTACAACAGTTAGCAGATTGACAGGAAACAGAGACACTATAATAAAGCACATTTTAACACTTAGGTACCAACCGATTTTATAGACCTATTTATAAGCTCGATTGATTCAGGATGAAACAGCTAGCGCAGGAGCACCCAGCTAAGTGATCTATACTAAATGTACCAGTTATGATCTATGTTTGTCGACGGAGAGATATAATGAAAGGCACTAATTTTAGAAACAGCTTAAACAAGAATGCTAAGGGTTTCACCCTAATTGAATTAATGATCGTTGTGGCAATTATCGGTATTCTCGCCGCAGTTGCACTGCCTGCGTATAGAGATTATGTTGCAGCAGCCCATGGTGGTGCCGCAATGAAGGGGACTGGAGCCTACACATCCAAAGCTATTGCCTGTGTACAATCAGGTGTAGGTTGTCAAGCCATCGTTGATGATGCTGGAGCTGTTGCCGCATTAACCATTACCCCTGCTGCGGCTAATGCTGGTGCTGGTTCTTGGGACGAAGAAAACGGTGGTACTGTTGCTTACTCTGACGGAACATGTGTGATTACAGCAACAATTGCAGATGTTGGAACAGTTACATATGTAGCAACTCTAGCTGGAGCGGGTGGTGCAACAACAGCAGCACAATGTGCTGATGGCGCAGGTAGCAACGTTACATCAGCACCTTAAATCAAGTAGCAAATTGTGCTAAAAGAGAGCTTTAGCTCTCTTTTAGGTTTTTAATTATCAAGGTAACATATGCCAACAACAGGGCTACACCTAGGTCTATCTACACTTTTTATTCGTAAAAATCTGCTAAGTGAAGAGCAGATAGCCTCTGCCATCACCAAATCCAGACAAAGCACACAATCGCTCGTTTCAACTATCATCTCAGAAAAACTGATCTCAGCCCGTGAAATCGCTGAGCTTTGCTATGAGGAATATGGCACGCCACTGCTGGACTTGGATGAATTTGATGTCGCCAGTATTCCTGAAGATTTTCTTAATAAAAAACTGATCGAGAAACATAAATGCTTGCCCCTGTTTAAGCGAGGTAATCGCCTCTATATCGGCACTTCTGATCCCACCAACATTTCAGCTCTGGAAGATTTTCAATTCAGTGCAGGTCTGCATGCTGAAGCTATATTGGTCGAAGATGATAAACTCACCAAAGCATTAGATAAAATACTAGAAGATGATATATCGGGCTTAGACATCAGCGGCATAGATGAAGAGACTCTAGCCGGCATTGAAGTTGAAGATACCAGTAAACGCGTTGAGGATACGGCGGGTGAAAGTAGTGACGATGCGCCCATTGTTATCTACATTAATAAGATTCTCACCGATGCTATTCGTAAAGGTGCCTCGGATCTGCATTTTGAGCCCTATGAAAAACGCTATCGTATTCGCTTTCGTATCGATGGCATACTGCACGAAGTCTCCGAGCCTCCGGTTAACTTATCTAATCGTATATCCGCACGATTAAAGGTGATGTCAAAACTTGATATCGCCGAACGCCGAGTGCCACAAGATGGCCGTATCAAGATGAAACTGTCACGCACTAAGTCGATTGATTTCCGTGTCAGTACGCTCCCTACTATCTGGGGAGAGAAGATTGTGATGCGTATTCTAGATTCCTCTTCGGCGCAGCTTGGCATCGAGAAATTAGGCTATGAAGATGATCAACGGCAACTCTACGAAGAGATGCTGGCTAAACCCCAAGGCATGATTCTAGTCACTGGACCAACGGGTTCAGGTAAAACCGTCTCGCTGTATACTGGTCTCAATATCCTCAACACTGAAGAGCGCAATATTTCCACTGCTGAAGATCCGGTAGAGATTAACTTAGAAGGGGTTAATCAGGTTCACATCAATCTTAAGGCTGGGCTGACCTTCCCTGCCGCACTTAGATCTTTCCTGCGTCAAGACCCAGATGTAGTCATGGTCGGTGAAATTCGCGATTTAGAAACCGCCGAAATCGCCATTAAAGCTGCTCAAACCGGTCACTTAGTGCTCTCCACCCTGCACACTAATTCAGCGGCTGAAACACTCACCCGCTTGATCAACATGGGCGTGCCTGGCTACAACATCGCCAGCTCAGTCAACCTTATCATAGCCCAGCGATTAGCACGTCGATTGTGTCCTGAGTGTAAGCAACATGAAGAGGTCCCCGAACATGAGCTATTACGTCTCGGTTTTAAACAAACGCAGATTGACGAAGATCTAACCCTATTCAAACCCATAGGTTGCGACTTATGTTCCGGCGGTTACAAGGGGCGAGTCGGTATCTATGAGGTGATGAAGATGTCGGATGAGATAGCAAGGACCATTATGGAGGGAGGCAACTCTCTACAGATAGCCACTCAAGCCAAAGAGCAAGGAATGCGAGATCTGCGCGCTTCAGGCCTATTGAAGGTCATTCAAGGTGTGACCAGTATCACCGAGATCAATCGCGTCACTAGCTTCTAACGCTATAACGAAAGTAGTGCTATAACTAAGGAGTTGTTACCTAAATTGCGACTACCAAATAGCGAGTATCGAACAAAAACAAGGATAAGCTATAGCCATGGCAACAGCGACTAAAAAAGTTAAATCAACTAAAAAAGCTAAAGCCCAAACTAAAGTTCATACCTTCGAGTGGAAAGGTCTTAATCGCAATGGAGCAAAAACCTCCGGGGAGTTGCGTGGGGCAACGATTGCTGAGATAAAGAGCCAGCTTAAATCCCAAGGAGTCTCACCAAAATCAGTCAAGAAAAAAGCTCCCTCGCTTTTTAAGCTAGGCGAACCCAAAATATCAGCCATGGATATCGCTATGATGACCCGCCAGATAGCCACCATGCTTCAGGCTGGAGTTCCCTTAGTCACCACCATCGAGATGCTCGGGCGTGGTCATGAGAAAGTTAAGATGCGCGAACTGCTAGGGACTATTGTTTCTGAGATACAATCAGGTATCCCACTTTCAGATGCACTGCGCCCACACAGGCAATATTTTGATGACCTCTATGTCGATTTGGTTGCTGCGGGTGAGCATTCCGGTTCGCTAGATCAGGTTTTTGAGCGAGTAGCCCTCTATAAAGAGAAAGCTGAAGCATTAAAATCTAAAATAAAAAAAGCCATGTTCTATCCAGCTGCCGTCGTCGTCGTCGCCGTAGGTGTGACTACACTACTACTTCTTTTTGTGGTGCCACAATTTCAGGAAATTTTTGCAGGTTTTGGCGCCGAACTGCCCGCATTTACTCAATTTGTCATCGGCATATCTGAAGCCTTACAGGCTTCTTGGTATATCTTTGCCGTGGCGATTATTATTGCGGCTTTTCTATTTAAACGAGCCCACCTTCACTCGCAGACCTTTAGAGATAAGGTCGATACGTTAGTTTTAAAAATACCCATTGTTGGTCCTATTCTCCATAAAGCCGCCATGGCCCGTTTTGCGCGCACACTCGCGACAACTTTCGCCGCCGGTGTCCCCCTTATCGATGGACTGGAATCTGCAGCTGGAGCCTCCGGCAATGCTGTTTACCGTAACGCCGTAATTAAAGTGCGTTCTGAAGTCATGGCAGGAATGCAGATGAACGTTGCCATGAGAACCACAGGTCTCTTCCCTGACATGCTAATTCAGATGGTGATGATAGGTGAAGAATCTGGTTCACTGGATAATATGCTTAACAAAGTCGCCAACATCTACGAGATGCAGGTGGATGATGCCGTTGATGGCCTATCGAGCCTGATAGAACCCATCATGATGGTGGTGATTGGTACATTAGTGGGTGGATTGATTGTTGCTATGTACCTGCCGATATTCCAAATGGGTAAGATTGTGAGTTGAACCACCATAAAGCCCATGTACCTTACGAATAAATTCCAATGGGTAAGATTGTGAGTTGAACCATTATAAAGCCTATGTACCTTACGAATAAATTCCTGATGGGTAAGATTGTTAGTTGAGCCACCATAAAAGCCATGTACCTTACGGATAATGTCCAAATAGGTAAGATTGTGAGTTAAGGCCATCAATAACCATGTATCTAACAGATAGTTTCCAAATGGATAAGATCGTCAGTTAGAATACTGGTTAACAATATCAAAAAAACGTGGAAATCATGTCGGAATTCATCTCAACCATGAGTCAAAACTTGTGGCTCTTTGCTATTATAAGCTTTGTTTTTGCAAGCGTTATTGGTAGCTTTCTTAATGTAGTGATCCATCGTTTGCCTGTAATGATGAAGCGAGAGTGGCAACAGGAGTGTGATCAGTATTTGAATGAATATCATGAAAAGCTTGTTGCCCCTATCGCCAAAAAGTTAGCTAAACCCATTGACGATTATCCTGAGACATACAATTTAATCGTACCACATTCATCCTGTCCTAAATGTGGCAGCCATATTAAGCCTTGGCATAACCTGCCTATTTTAGGTTGGCTAATGCTCAAAGGTAAATGTGCTCAATGTAAAAGCCAAATATCGGCAAGATATCCCGTTGTAGAGCTATTTTCAGGGCTAGCGGTTGCTTTTCTCGCACTCCACTTCGGTCCAACGCTTGAGTTTGCACTTGCAACAACATTGACCTTCGGTTTGATCATTTTAACTGGTATCGACCTCGACGAGATGTTACTTCCCGATCAAATCACTCTACCTCTGCTTTGGCTGGGATTAATCATCAACTTGAATAGCACGTTTACCAGTCCAACTGATGCCGTTATTGGGGCTGCGGCCGGCTACTTGAGTCTCTGGAGTGTATTCTGGGCCTTTAAATTATTAACGGGTAAGGAGGGGATGGGTTATGGTGATTTCAAACTCTTAGCCGTTTTTGGTGCCTGGCTTGGCTGGCAGGTACTCCCCATCATTATTTTACTCTCTTCATTAGTGGGCGCGGTTATTGGTATAGGATTAATGCTAACTAAGAAAATGAATTCATCGAATCCCATTCCTTTCGGACCTTATATAGCTATAGCGGGTTGGATTGCCATGATATGGGGCTCCAGCATCA is from Shewanella sp. MTB7 and encodes:
- a CDS encoding prepilin-type N-terminal cleavage/methylation domain-containing protein codes for the protein MKGTNFRNSLNKNAKGFTLIELMIVVAIIGILAAVALPAYRDYVAAAHGGAAMKGTGAYTSKAIACVQSGVGCQAIVDDAGAVAALTITPAAANAGAGSWDEENGGTVAYSDGTCVITATIADVGTVTYVATLAGAGGATTAAQCADGAGSNVTSAP
- the pilB gene encoding type IV-A pilus assembly ATPase PilB, which gives rise to MPTTGLHLGLSTLFIRKNLLSEEQIASAITKSRQSTQSLVSTIISEKLISAREIAELCYEEYGTPLLDLDEFDVASIPEDFLNKKLIEKHKCLPLFKRGNRLYIGTSDPTNISALEDFQFSAGLHAEAILVEDDKLTKALDKILEDDISGLDISGIDEETLAGIEVEDTSKRVEDTAGESSDDAPIVIYINKILTDAIRKGASDLHFEPYEKRYRIRFRIDGILHEVSEPPVNLSNRISARLKVMSKLDIAERRVPQDGRIKMKLSRTKSIDFRVSTLPTIWGEKIVMRILDSSSAQLGIEKLGYEDDQRQLYEEMLAKPQGMILVTGPTGSGKTVSLYTGLNILNTEERNISTAEDPVEINLEGVNQVHINLKAGLTFPAALRSFLRQDPDVVMVGEIRDLETAEIAIKAAQTGHLVLSTLHTNSAAETLTRLINMGVPGYNIASSVNLIIAQRLARRLCPECKQHEEVPEHELLRLGFKQTQIDEDLTLFKPIGCDLCSGGYKGRVGIYEVMKMSDEIARTIMEGGNSLQIATQAKEQGMRDLRASGLLKVIQGVTSITEINRVTSF
- a CDS encoding type II secretion system F family protein, with amino-acid sequence MAMATATKKVKSTKKAKAQTKVHTFEWKGLNRNGAKTSGELRGATIAEIKSQLKSQGVSPKSVKKKAPSLFKLGEPKISAMDIAMMTRQIATMLQAGVPLVTTIEMLGRGHEKVKMRELLGTIVSEIQSGIPLSDALRPHRQYFDDLYVDLVAAGEHSGSLDQVFERVALYKEKAEALKSKIKKAMFYPAAVVVVAVGVTTLLLLFVVPQFQEIFAGFGAELPAFTQFVIGISEALQASWYIFAVAIIIAAFLFKRAHLHSQTFRDKVDTLVLKIPIVGPILHKAAMARFARTLATTFAAGVPLIDGLESAAGASGNAVYRNAVIKVRSEVMAGMQMNVAMRTTGLFPDMLIQMVMIGEESGSLDNMLNKVANIYEMQVDDAVDGLSSLIEPIMMVVIGTLVGGLIVAMYLPIFQMGKIVS
- a CDS encoding prepilin peptidase, whose protein sequence is MSEFISTMSQNLWLFAIISFVFASVIGSFLNVVIHRLPVMMKREWQQECDQYLNEYHEKLVAPIAKKLAKPIDDYPETYNLIVPHSSCPKCGSHIKPWHNLPILGWLMLKGKCAQCKSQISARYPVVELFSGLAVAFLALHFGPTLEFALATTLTFGLIILTGIDLDEMLLPDQITLPLLWLGLIINLNSTFTSPTDAVIGAAAGYLSLWSVFWAFKLLTGKEGMGYGDFKLLAVFGAWLGWQVLPIIILLSSLVGAVIGIGLMLTKKMNSSNPIPFGPYIAIAGWIAMIWGSSINTWYLSTL